One genomic window of Helicobacter canis includes the following:
- a CDS encoding glycosyltransferase, with protein sequence MPLPKILQLGKFYPPDIGGIESVMQDICDGINARGLICDVLCSSSSYSFSYEILDSRARIYRTKSFGKLASTSITPQMIFTLQKLIKAYDIIHLHLPDPMANLALFLSDIQGKLIILHWHSDIIKQKHLLKLYAPLQSWLLQRAHSIIATSPKYALESAFLQPYCDKCVSIPIGIDDIAPSSLESTLPQRPAQSKKEEKKIIFALGRLAQNKGFIYLVQSAQYLPDEYEIHIGGDGALHSKLEALINEHKLSHKVKLLGRITRDKLAKHYQQCHIFVLPSIQESYGVVLLEAMSFGKPIISTKLSPSGSDYVNAHNISGIVVPPKSPAAIAQAIREIERDYERFSRDARARFLQLFTSEKMLDSIYELYCSLYASRENLLGGGQS encoded by the coding sequence ATGCCGCTGCCTAAAATCCTCCAACTCGGCAAATTCTACCCCCCAGACATTGGCGGGATTGAAAGTGTAATGCAAGATATTTGCGATGGGATAAATGCTAGAGGGCTAATCTGCGATGTGCTATGCTCTAGCTCTTCTTATAGCTTTAGCTATGAGATTTTAGACTCTAGGGCTAGAATCTACCGCACCAAAAGCTTTGGCAAGCTTGCCTCCACTTCTATCACACCGCAGATGATTTTCACACTGCAAAAGCTTATAAAAGCCTATGACATTATCCACTTGCACCTGCCAGACCCTATGGCAAATCTAGCCCTTTTCCTAAGCGACATACAAGGCAAGCTCATCATCTTGCACTGGCATAGCGACATCATCAAGCAAAAGCACCTGCTAAAGCTCTATGCCCCCCTACAAAGCTGGCTACTACAAAGAGCGCATAGCATTATCGCCACAAGCCCCAAATACGCCCTAGAATCCGCCTTTTTACAGCCCTACTGCGATAAATGTGTAAGTATCCCCATAGGCATAGATGATATAGCCCCTAGCTCCCTAGAATCCACCCTGCCACAACGCCCAGCACAAAGCAAAAAGGAGGAGAAAAAGATTATTTTTGCCCTTGGGAGACTTGCGCAAAACAAAGGCTTTATATATCTAGTCCAAAGCGCGCAATACTTACCAGATGAGTATGAAATCCACATAGGGGGCGATGGCGCATTGCACTCCAAGCTAGAAGCCCTTATCAATGAGCATAAGCTCTCCCATAAAGTCAAATTGCTAGGGCGCATAACGCGCGATAAGCTAGCAAAGCACTATCAGCAATGCCACATTTTCGTGCTGCCTTCTATCCAAGAGTCTTATGGGGTTGTTTTGCTAGAGGCGATGAGCTTTGGCAAGCCAATTATTAGCACCAAGCTTAGCCCATCAGGGAGCGATTATGTCAATGCCCATAATATCAGCGGCATTGTAGTCCCGCCTAAAAGTCCAGCCGCCATAGCTCAAGCCATTAGAGAGATAGAGCGCGACTATGAGCGATTTTCGCGCGATGCTAGGGCTAGATTTTTGCAGCTTTTTACTAGTGAAAAAATGCTAGATTCTATCTATGAGCTTTATTGTAGCCTTTATGCAAGTAGGGAAAATCTCTTAGGGGGGGGGCAGAGCTAG
- a CDS encoding glycosyltransferase family 2 protein produces MAHTPRFSIIIPTYNVEAYIARCLESCINQTFSDIEILVVDDCGSDSSMTIAQRYATKDPRIRIIHNAKNLGTFATRIAGIAEARGEYILLVDADDYLHLHACQTLHHATAHNASILHFKAHYTATAKAPLLARLTHYLRYILPTRFCKTPLHNEQIAYNFFLDSRQFPKFTLWDKCYKASLLRHACAHFIDSSFTPIVADDLLFFLVVASLATSYISIDKRLYFYCLNTHSSMQNPSKKARRIESFSYVANALHSLKLDSSLLPQIVRIMSKDLAALIILESRVLDPRASTPSSVQSVKIARRGGAELESILAPLIPLVDSGLIPAPKIPAYMRFLRSPYLLSCALSLQYWNRFLTYIRMFVYIISMRYVKI; encoded by the coding sequence GTGGCGCATACTCCTAGATTCTCTATCATTATCCCTACTTATAATGTAGAAGCCTACATTGCTCGGTGCCTTGAGTCTTGTATCAATCAAACTTTTAGCGATATTGAGATTTTAGTCGTTGATGATTGTGGGAGTGATAGCTCTATGACAATCGCGCAACGCTACGCCACAAAAGACCCTAGAATCCGCATAATCCACAATGCCAAAAATCTCGGCACATTTGCCACGCGTATCGCTGGGATTGCAGAAGCAAGGGGGGAGTATATCTTGCTCGTTGATGCTGATGATTACTTGCATTTGCACGCGTGCCAGACACTGCACCACGCCACAGCGCATAATGCTTCTATCTTGCACTTCAAAGCCCACTACACAGCCACCGCCAAAGCCCCGCTGCTAGCAAGGCTCACACATTATCTCCGCTATATTTTGCCTACGCGTTTTTGCAAGACTCCCCTGCACAATGAGCAAATCGCCTATAATTTTTTCCTAGACTCAAGGCAGTTTCCTAAATTTACCCTATGGGATAAATGCTACAAGGCTTCTTTGCTGCGCCACGCTTGTGCGCATTTCATAGATTCTAGCTTCACGCCCATCGTGGCAGATGACCTGCTCTTTTTCCTAGTTGTTGCCAGCCTTGCGACAAGCTATATAAGCATTGACAAACGCCTATATTTCTACTGCTTAAACACACACTCAAGTATGCAAAACCCGAGCAAAAAAGCACGCAGGATAGAGAGCTTTAGCTATGTGGCTAATGCCCTACATAGCCTAAAGCTAGATTCTAGCCTTTTGCCCCAAATCGTGCGCATTATGAGCAAAGATCTCGCCGCGCTCATTATCCTAGAGTCGCGCGTTTTAGATCCTAGGGCTTCTACCCCCAGCAGTGTGCAAAGTGTAAAAATAGCGCGTAGGGGGGGGGCAGAGCTAGAGTCTATACTAGCTCCGCTTATACCGCTTGTGGATTCTGGGCTTATCCCAGCACCCAAGATCCCGGCATATATGCGCTTTCTCCGCTCGCCTTATCTGCTCTCTTGCGCCTTGTCTCTGCAGTATTGGAATCGCTTCCTTACTTATATTCGTATGTTTGTTTATATTATTTCTATGAGGTATGTCAAAATCTAG
- a CDS encoding glycosyltransferase — protein MPPKIPRKCLKPPKFQLPRFKLLGASDCNNPSAIPKKQILAWEKQGIIEYLGETKDVRPFVESASCVVLPSSYKEGVPRVLLEAMSMGKAIIATNIAGCKECVAPPFTAYKNLLIGQNGILIPPKDAHALSLAMTLLASNTLPNTAPNTLTQMGANARAFVKARFCISRVIAHYTRAVTSILESSFTKRDSALLKKHRLMPNASLVLGSHSADFGDCHTWQSKAYNESKKVDSRNALFTNAKSMDRHADFQSARNDNKNAVFQKVDSRENAQSLNESHAEAKLDSMDCHATASAVSRNDYKNTICKKVDSSDEAPNLHQQAQDSRIFTQNAKNLSKPHAEAKADSSKSPRDSKILELESWLLLKKPASASPCTASLVFEPRAEIRLGGLSHKRGDEIHDSSPKAESLTNLVFVSNTCFGMYNFRLQVLQSLQKSGFAIHIIAPFDASTSSLNQEGFTTHNIRLDSRSLNPLKDFRTTYTLYKLLRRIRPALVFNYTIKPAIYSSSVCNALKIPNIAIITGLGYVFINDKGEKSSLKKRVLRFIVCLMYRFALKATQEVWFLNNDDKQEFLSHKLIAQDQAFLLDSEGVDTEYFSPKVCKDPALQTQETQGEIVFLLVARMLWDKGVGEFVEAAKMVQESMQKANKIESNGGGA, from the coding sequence ATGCCGCCTAAAATCCCACGCAAATGCCTTAAACCCCCTAAATTCCAGCTCCCTAGATTTAAGCTCTTAGGCGCGAGCGATTGCAACAATCCTAGCGCGATACCTAAAAAGCAGATTCTAGCGTGGGAAAAGCAAGGGATTATAGAGTATCTAGGCGAGACAAAAGATGTCCGCCCCTTTGTAGAATCTGCCTCCTGTGTGGTGCTGCCAAGCTCATATAAAGAGGGTGTGCCTAGAGTTTTGCTAGAAGCTATGAGTATGGGCAAAGCAATCATTGCCACAAATATCGCAGGGTGCAAGGAGTGTGTCGCCCCACCTTTTACAGCATATAAAAATCTCCTTATCGGGCAAAATGGCATACTTATCCCGCCTAAAGACGCACACGCTCTAAGCCTTGCGATGACCCTGCTTGCCTCAAACACACTGCCAAACACAGCCCCAAACACTTTAACACAAATGGGAGCAAATGCTAGGGCTTTTGTCAAAGCTCGCTTTTGTATATCAAGGGTTATTGCACACTATACAAGGGCAGTTACTTCAATCCTAGAATCTAGTTTTACTAAGAGAGATTCAGCTTTACTAAAGAAACATCGGTTAATGCCAAACGCTTCGCTTGTTTTGGGTAGTCATTCCGCAGATTTTGGGGATTGCCACACTTGGCAAAGCAAAGCTTACAATGAGAGTAAAAAAGTGGATTCTAGGAATGCTCTTTTTACTAACGCAAAATCTATGGATCGCCACGCGGATTTTCAATCCGCTCGCAATGACAATAAAAACGCCGTTTTTCAAAAAGTGGATTCTAGGGAAAACGCCCAAAGTTTAAACGAGTCGCACGCGGAAGCCAAGCTAGATTCTATGGATTGCCACGCCACTGCTAGCGCAGTGTCTCGCAATGACTATAAAAACACAATATGTAAAAAAGTGGATTCTAGCGATGAAGCCCCAAATCTACACCAGCAAGCGCAGGATTCTAGGATTTTTACCCAAAACGCTAAAAATCTAAGCAAGCCGCACGCGGAAGCAAAAGCGGATTCTAGTAAAAGCCCTCGCGATTCTAAGATTTTGGAGCTAGAATCGTGGCTTTTACTAAAGAAACCTGCTTCGGCTTCGCCTTGCACCGCTTCGCTTGTTTTCGAGCCGCGCGCGGAGATAAGACTTGGTGGTCTATCGCACAAGCGCGGCGATGAAATCCACGATTCTAGCCCAAAAGCTGAATCGCTCACAAACCTAGTTTTTGTGAGTAATACTTGTTTTGGTATGTATAACTTCCGCCTCCAAGTCCTGCAATCCTTGCAAAAAAGTGGCTTTGCTATCCATATCATAGCCCCCTTTGATGCAAGCACAAGCTCCCTAAACCAAGAGGGCTTTACCACGCATAATATCCGCCTAGATTCTCGCTCACTCAATCCGTTGAAAGACTTCCGCACCACATATACACTCTACAAACTCTTAAGACGCATACGCCCAGCTCTTGTGTTTAACTACACCATAAAGCCAGCTATTTACTCTTCAAGCGTGTGTAATGCCTTAAAAATCCCAAATATTGCCATCATCACAGGGCTTGGCTATGTATTCATCAATGATAAGGGTGAAAAAAGCAGCCTTAAAAAGCGTGTGCTACGCTTCATTGTGTGCCTTATGTATCGCTTTGCCCTTAAAGCCACGCAAGAAGTGTGGTTTTTAAACAATGATGACAAGCAAGAGTTTTTATCCCACAAGCTTATCGCACAAGATCAGGCATTTTTGCTTGATAGTGAGGGGGTGGATACGGAGTATTTCTCTCCTAAGGTTTGCAAGGATCCTGCACTACAAACACAAGAGACACAAGGGGAAATTGTCTTTTTGCTCGTGGCTAGAATGCTTTGGGATAAGGGCGTGGGCGAGTTTGTAGAAGCGGCAAAAATGGTGCAAGAATCTATGCAAAAGGCTAATAAGATAGAATCTAATGGGGGGGGGGCATAA
- a CDS encoding SEL1-like repeat protein, with the protein MKKWILGIGLGLCACVVCGLAGVKNASYVEDSSAYVSFGIDIHDIDKVIESNATSLLDSQYARTLQGKRLLAIADITNETSEAIDIELMARKLARALRKSGKFTLTNAIAGSGAKADRFIKDSRKLTKDPNYNQYTTHEQDTLQAPDLSLSGKITQRSKKIGEVVRFDYVFLLTLSDIKTGRVVWDHEEIISKVADPSVLSEIEQQNKAKQREKELQNQARQREKERQAKARQREQELQALRSKCQGGDGEMCVALAEKGDIEWLKSACEKQVGYACWAAGEYYEKKNDVKQSMLWYQKGCDVGDMPSCLVSGFLYKKAKNHSQAFRFYAKACDGGVMEACYNLGVLYQKGLGVKQDGAKALEFYTKACDGGVGKGTGCLRLGEFYYFGRLGVSKDFVKARNYYTKGCELDNASACFNLAIMYEEGEGGVENSERAFDLYGKACDLDYGEGCSGFGFIMFYKKQQYAEARKFLEKGCRLDSGLACFGLALSYETGSGARQDFAKAKELFGKACDLGAQKGCEMYKKLKYYGY; encoded by the coding sequence ATGAAAAAGTGGATTCTAGGGATTGGGCTAGGGCTTTGTGCGTGTGTGGTGTGTGGCTTGGCAGGGGTGAAAAACGCGAGCTATGTGGAGGATTCTAGCGCGTATGTCTCCTTTGGGATTGATATACACGATATAGATAAAGTGATAGAGAGCAATGCCACCTCACTCCTTGACTCGCAGTATGCCCGCACACTTCAGGGTAAAAGACTGCTAGCGATCGCAGATATTACCAATGAGACAAGTGAGGCAATCGATATAGAGCTTATGGCTAGGAAGCTTGCTAGGGCTTTAAGAAAAAGCGGTAAATTTACGCTCACAAATGCCATCGCTGGCAGTGGTGCGAAAGCTGATAGATTTATCAAAGACTCTAGGAAGCTCACAAAAGACCCAAACTACAACCAATACACCACCCACGAGCAAGACACGCTGCAAGCCCCAGACCTCTCCTTAAGTGGCAAAATCACCCAAAGGAGTAAAAAGATAGGCGAGGTCGTGCGCTTTGATTATGTGTTTTTGCTGACTTTGAGCGATATAAAAACAGGCAGGGTGGTATGGGATCACGAGGAGATTATCTCTAAAGTGGCAGATCCTAGTGTCTTGAGCGAGATAGAGCAGCAGAATAAGGCAAAGCAGAGAGAAAAGGAGCTGCAAAATCAAGCAAGACAGAGAGAAAAAGAGCGGCAAGCTAAAGCAAGGCAGAGAGAACAGGAGCTACAAGCCCTAAGGAGCAAATGCCAAGGCGGTGATGGCGAGATGTGTGTGGCACTTGCTGAAAAGGGGGATATAGAGTGGCTTAAGTCTGCTTGTGAAAAGCAGGTGGGCTATGCTTGCTGGGCTGCAGGAGAGTATTATGAGAAAAAAAATGATGTCAAGCAATCAATGCTATGGTATCAAAAAGGCTGTGATGTGGGCGATATGCCTTCTTGTCTAGTGTCTGGGTTTTTGTATAAGAAAGCAAAAAACCACTCACAAGCTTTTAGATTTTATGCTAAGGCTTGTGATGGGGGTGTAATGGAGGCTTGCTATAATTTAGGGGTTCTTTATCAAAAAGGGTTAGGTGTCAAGCAAGATGGCGCAAAAGCCCTTGAGTTTTATACTAAAGCTTGTGATGGTGGGGTAGGGAAAGGGACTGGCTGTTTAAGATTAGGTGAGTTTTATTATTTTGGTAGGCTTGGGGTATCAAAGGATTTTGTCAAAGCAAGAAACTACTATACAAAAGGCTGTGAGCTTGATAATGCTTCGGCTTGTTTTAATCTTGCCATTATGTATGAAGAAGGGGAAGGTGGGGTAGAAAATAGTGAAAGAGCCTTTGATTTGTATGGCAAGGCTTGTGATTTAGATTATGGAGAGGGTTGTAGTGGTTTTGGATTTATTATGTTTTACAAGAAACAACAATATGCTGAAGCAAGAAAATTTTTAGAAAAGGGTTGTAGGCTTGATAGTGGATTGGCGTGTTTTGGGCTTGCTTTGTCGTATGAAACAGGAAGTGGGGCAAGGCAGGATTTTGCAAAAGCAAAAGAGCTTTTTGGCAAAGCCTGTGATTTGGGTGCTCAAAAGGGCTGTGAAATGTATAAAAAATTAAAATATTATGGGTATTAG
- a CDS encoding glycosyltransferase family 2 protein has protein sequence MCQHGVAIHKPESTFSKVDSRNALFANAKSMDCHADKSARNDSELDSSVDCHATASAVSRNDNEKVDSRSFAKNAKNLTTLQAEARLDSSKSPSDSKILELESGLLLKKPASASPCTASLVFKPHKEIRLECLLTQCGDEIHDSSPKAESLLKLPKISLITTTFNSATTISSTLESILAQSYTDFEHIIIDNQSSDSTLSIIESYRPQYRAKGVSLQVFSQRDLGIYDGMNKGLEKARGEIVGFLNADDFFASKLVLEFIAWGFDKPDSIDIVYANILYISHSMQPLRTLNGKNLKKLDFALGFHPPHPSFYAKKALYTRYGGFDLSYAIAADYEIMLRFLQKYQAKSLYIDECFVKMRVGGTSNANLSNIMRANFECARAWRDNGLSSFPIFIVLKPLRKILHRLVMLLGGGGES, from the coding sequence GTGTGCCAGCACGGCGTGGCGATCCATAAGCCAGAATCCACTTTTTCAAAAGTGGATTCTAGGAATGCCCTTTTTGCTAACGCAAAATCTATGGATTGCCACGCCGACAAGTCGGCTCGCAATGACAGCGAGTTGGATTCTAGTGTGGATTGCCACGCCACTGCTAGCGCAGTGTCTCGCAATGACAATGAAAAAGTGGATTCTAGGAGTTTTGCCAAAAACGCTAAAAATCTAACAACACTGCAGGCGGAAGCAAGGTTAGATTCTAGTAAAAGTCCCAGCGATTCTAAGATTTTGGAGCTAGAATCGGGGCTTTTACTAAAGAAACCTGCTTCGGCTTCGCCTTGCACCGCTTCGCTTGTTTTCAAGCCGCACAAGGAGATAAGACTCGAGTGTCTATTGACGCAGTGCGGCGATGAAATCCACGATTCTAGCCCAAAAGCTGAATCGCTTTTAAAGCTGCCTAAAATCTCCCTCATCACCACCACCTTCAACTCCGCTACCACCATTTCTAGCACGCTAGAATCTATCCTAGCACAAAGCTATACCGACTTTGAGCATATCATCATCGATAATCAAAGCAGCGACTCCACGCTATCAATCATAGAATCCTACCGCCCACAATATCGCGCAAAAGGTGTGAGCCTACAAGTCTTTAGCCAAAGGGATTTAGGGATTTATGATGGTATGAATAAAGGCTTAGAAAAAGCACGCGGAGAGATTGTGGGCTTTTTGAATGCTGATGACTTTTTTGCCTCAAAGCTTGTGCTAGAGTTTATCGCGTGGGGGTTTGATAAGCCAGATTCTATTGATATTGTCTATGCTAATATCCTTTACATAAGCCACTCTATGCAGCCTTTGCGCACACTTAATGGCAAAAATCTCAAAAAGCTAGATTTCGCACTAGGCTTCCACCCACCTCACCCAAGCTTCTATGCCAAAAAGGCTCTTTATACGCGCTATGGGGGCTTTGATCTCTCCTATGCAATCGCAGCGGATTATGAGATTATGCTGCGATTTTTGCAAAAGTATCAAGCAAAGTCTCTATATATTGATGAATGCTTTGTCAAAATGCGCGTGGGCGGGACCTCCAATGCAAATCTTAGCAATATTATGCGCGCCAATTTTGAATGCGCTCGCGCGTGGCGGGACAATGGCTTAAGCAGCTTCCCTATCTTCATCGTGCTAAAGCCACTGCGCAAGATATTGCATAGGCTTGTAATGCTCTTAGGGGGGGGGGGGGAGAGCTAG
- the serB gene encoding phosphoserine phosphatase SerB, with protein sequence MIKLAVFDFDSTLMDGETIDFLAQECGALQQVSAITHKAMSGELDFFEALQKRVTLLEGLPLSKAQEICHNLPLMQGAKECITELKAMGAKIVCFSGGFSLATRYFAKELGLHADFSNILHARGDVLSGKVGGDMMFSDSKGDMLARLQSLLAISKQETLAIGDGANDCAMLDRAGYAIAFCAKPILKQHANIIIDHKDLREILPHIH encoded by the coding sequence ATGATAAAACTCGCGGTATTTGACTTTGACTCCACCTTAATGGATGGCGAAACGATCGATTTTCTAGCACAAGAATGCGGCGCACTCCAGCAAGTCTCAGCGATCACGCATAAGGCGATGAGCGGCGAGCTAGACTTTTTTGAAGCTCTGCAAAAGCGCGTGACTCTTTTAGAGGGCTTGCCACTTAGCAAAGCCCAAGAGATCTGCCACAATCTCCCCCTTATGCAAGGCGCGAAAGAGTGTATAACAGAGCTTAAGGCTATGGGAGCAAAGATCGTGTGCTTTAGCGGTGGATTTAGCTTGGCTACGCGCTATTTTGCCAAAGAGCTAGGACTCCACGCGGATTTTAGCAATATCTTGCACGCAAGAGGTGATGTGCTTAGTGGTAAAGTCGGTGGAGATATGATGTTTAGCGACTCTAAGGGCGATATGCTAGCACGCCTGCAATCCTTGCTTGCTATCAGCAAGCAAGAGACACTTGCCATAGGCGATGGCGCGAATGACTGCGCTATGCTTGATCGTGCGGGCTATGCTATCGCCTTTTGCGCCAAGCCCATACTCAAGCAGCACGCCAATATCATCATAGACCACAAAGACTTGCGCGAGATCCTCCCGCATATCCACTAA
- a CDS encoding radical SAM/SPASM domain-containing protein, with product MKKIYIELSDICHLVCSFCPAPKGVRGIMPLEAFAHALDSALMLTKRIALHILGDPCALPNLADYLALAHSKGAEIELVTSGAFCHKHRPQTLLSPPIYQLSISLEAGIDNAIANYATKLAPLLAYHLQHPSCFLNLRIQDINLYQRPQMLCDLLRQILPESIFTLTHNAHHQTYHQAYHQKFCHALSRNDIYTLFDEKGRIRLWSKAFLIIKPHFTWAGFATMPQKHKSCHALKEQIGILSDGTIVPCCMDTQGAINLGNITTTSLQEALHSPRAVAMKNGFKTQRAVESLCQHCGFVG from the coding sequence ATGAAAAAGATCTATATCGAGCTTAGCGATATTTGCCACCTTGTTTGCTCCTTTTGCCCAGCACCAAAGGGCGTGCGCGGCATAATGCCCCTAGAAGCTTTCGCACACGCGCTAGACTCCGCGCTTATGCTTACCAAACGCATTGCCCTGCATATTTTGGGCGATCCTTGCGCCCTGCCAAATCTAGCCGACTATCTCGCCCTAGCCCATAGCAAAGGCGCGGAGATCGAGCTAGTTACAAGCGGAGCGTTTTGCCATAAACACCGCCCCCAAACACTCCTAAGCCCCCCTATCTATCAGCTCTCTATCTCCCTAGAAGCGGGCATAGACAATGCTATTGCCAATTATGCTACAAAGCTCGCCCCCCTGCTAGCCTATCATTTACAGCACCCTAGCTGTTTTCTAAATCTTAGAATCCAAGATATAAACCTCTATCAACGCCCACAAATGCTCTGCGATCTGCTCCGCCAAATCCTACCAGAATCCATTTTTACCCTCACGCACAATGCCCACCACCAAACCTACCACCAAGCCTACCACCAAAAATTTTGCCACGCCCTATCGCGCAATGATATATACACCCTTTTTGATGAAAAAGGACGCATACGCCTATGGAGCAAGGCATTTCTCATCATAAAGCCGCATTTCACTTGGGCAGGCTTTGCCACAATGCCCCAAAAGCACAAATCCTGCCACGCGCTAAAAGAGCAAATAGGGATTCTAAGCGATGGCACGATTGTGCCTTGCTGTATGGACACACAAGGCGCGATCAATCTGGGCAATATCACAACTACAAGCTTACAAGAAGCCCTGCACTCCCCTAGGGCAGTGGCGATGAAAAATGGCTTTAAAACTCAAAGAGCAGTTGAGAGCCTATGTCAGCATTGCGGCTTTGTGGGCTAG
- the rplI gene encoding 50S ribosomal protein L9, which produces MKVLLLEDIKGLGKKGEIREVKDGYGQNFLIAKNKAKHATNEVINKYRSQQKHQAELEALELEKRKQLAKSLESITLVLEKKGNNGTLFGSITKEEIATTLQEKHNLHIDKKEVDIPTPIKHTGAFAVIIHLGFGINANLAIEVKEL; this is translated from the coding sequence ATGAAAGTGTTGCTACTAGAAGATATTAAAGGTCTTGGCAAAAAGGGTGAAATCCGCGAGGTCAAAGATGGCTATGGGCAAAATTTTTTGATCGCTAAAAATAAAGCAAAGCACGCCACTAATGAAGTCATCAACAAATACAGATCCCAGCAAAAGCACCAAGCCGAGCTAGAAGCCCTAGAGCTAGAGAAGCGCAAGCAGCTTGCCAAAAGCCTAGAATCCATCACGCTAGTATTAGAGAAAAAGGGCAATAACGGCACGCTCTTTGGCTCTATCACCAAAGAGGAAATCGCCACCACCTTGCAGGAGAAGCACAATCTCCACATCGACAAAAAAGAGGTCGATATACCAACACCCATTAAACACACAGGGGCATTTGCAGTCATTATCCACCTAGGCTTTGGTATCAATGCAAATTTAGCCATAGAAGTCAAAGAGCTATAA
- a CDS encoding M48 family metallopeptidase, with protein MKSVKVVQKSLVFEGLGIIVSQKPSKYMRINVRPSRGSSQPIIKLTCPPNATDEAIMEFLHTHRAWISRVCDRFMQTRENTWEVLQSHSDEVLLFGQWVSALSLKELRSRLHEYALQRANIFAGSMGVCFSKLAVRTSRTRFGSCTHDRLSLSILLAFVPKEEIDYVIIHELAHIVHKNHSAQFWGLVGVHCPQWKSLRQSLKSRYGLLIALLDKLEQASPTQAPQASPQSRNADIGSQLLFEF; from the coding sequence ATGAAGTCTGTAAAAGTTGTGCAAAAATCGCTTGTGTTTGAAGGCTTGGGGATTATAGTGAGCCAAAAGCCTAGTAAATATATGCGCATAAATGTCCGCCCAAGCAGAGGATCTAGCCAGCCTATCATCAAGCTTACTTGTCCGCCAAATGCCACAGATGAGGCGATTATGGAGTTTTTACACACGCATAGGGCGTGGATTAGCAGGGTGTGCGATCGCTTTATGCAAACTAGAGAAAATACTTGGGAGGTTTTGCAAAGCCATAGCGATGAGGTGCTGCTCTTTGGGCAGTGGGTGAGCGCACTCTCACTTAAGGAGCTGCGATCGCGCTTGCACGAGTATGCGCTACAAAGGGCAAATATATTTGCAGGGAGTATGGGGGTGTGCTTTAGCAAGCTTGCAGTGCGCACATCTAGGACGCGCTTTGGGAGCTGCACGCACGATCGCCTAAGCTTGTCGATTTTGCTAGCCTTTGTGCCAAAAGAAGAGATAGATTATGTCATCATTCACGAGCTAGCCCATATCGTGCATAAAAACCATTCCGCGCAGTTTTGGGGGCTTGTGGGGGTGCATTGTCCGCAGTGGAAGTCCTTGCGCCAATCGCTTAAAAGTCGCTATGGGCTATTGATCGCGCTGCTTGATAAATTAGAGCAAGCAAGCCCCACGCAAGCTCCACAAGCTAGCCCACAAAGCCGCAATGCTGACATAGGCTCTCAACTGCTCTTTGAGTTTTAA